Proteins co-encoded in one Luteolibacter sp. Y139 genomic window:
- a CDS encoding YiiX/YebB-like N1pC/P60 family cysteine hydrolase — protein sequence MLRLLYVLVLAFASCGTGGKSKKSATYQPAEGDILFQSLPNPAGMDLVDAIEGSTNSPYSHCGMVFQEEGSWKVMEAIGPVKITPLTEYVSRGRGGKVWAYRLDESNRKHVPAALAAMRRDLGKPYDPHYRFDDEAIYCSELIWRGWKAATGKELGETVILGSLNWKPYKPVIEAIEGQGHLPLDREMITPRDLAKAKELTLVFSAD from the coding sequence ATGCTCCGGCTCCTCTACGTCTTGGTTCTCGCATTCGCTTCCTGTGGCACCGGCGGCAAATCCAAGAAAAGCGCCACCTACCAGCCGGCCGAAGGTGACATCCTCTTCCAATCCTTGCCGAATCCCGCAGGCATGGATCTGGTCGATGCCATCGAAGGCTCGACCAACTCCCCCTATTCGCACTGCGGCATGGTCTTCCAAGAAGAAGGATCGTGGAAAGTCATGGAGGCCATCGGGCCGGTGAAGATCACCCCGCTAACAGAATACGTCTCCCGTGGCCGCGGCGGAAAAGTCTGGGCGTATCGCCTCGACGAATCAAACCGCAAGCACGTGCCCGCAGCCCTCGCCGCCATGCGCAGGGACCTAGGCAAACCCTACGACCCCCACTACCGCTTCGACGACGAGGCCATCTATTGTTCCGAGCTCATCTGGCGCGGATGGAAAGCTGCCACTGGCAAGGAACTCGGCGAAACCGTCATCCTCGGCAGCTTGAATTGGAAACCCTACAAGCCAGTGATCGAGGCAATCGAGGGTCAAGGACACTTGCCCCTCGATCGTGAGATGATCACCCCGCGCGACCTCGCCAAGGCCAAGGAGCTGACCCTCGTGTTCTCGGCGGACTGA